A stretch of the Elephas maximus indicus isolate mEleMax1 chromosome 3, mEleMax1 primary haplotype, whole genome shotgun sequence genome encodes the following:
- the CLK2 gene encoding dual specificity protein kinase CLK2 isoform X2 produces MPHPRRYHSSERGSRGSYHEHYRSRKHKRRRSRSWSSSSDRTRRHRREDSYHVRSRSSYDDRSSDRRAYDRRYCGSYRRNDYSRDRGEAYYDADYRHSYEYHRENSSYRSQRSSRRKHRRRRRRSRTFSHSSSHSSRRAKSVEDDAEGHLIYHVGDWLQERYEIVSTLGEGTFGRVVQCVDHRRGGARVALKIIKNVEKYKEAARLEINVLEKINEKDPDNKNLCVQMFDWFDYHGHMCISFELLGLSTFDFLKDNNYLPYPIHQVRHMAFQLCQAVKFLHDNKLTHTDLKPENILFVNSDYELTYNLEKKRDERSVKSTAVRVVDFGSATFDHEHHSTIVSTRHYRAPEVILELGWSQPCDVWSIGCIIFEYYVGFTLFQTHDNREHLAMMERILGPIPSRMIRKTRKQKYFYRGRLDWDENTSAGRYVRENCKPLRRYLTSEAEEHHQLFDLIESMLEYEPAKRLTLGEALQHPFFTRLRAEPPNAKLWDSSRDISR; encoded by the exons aTGCCTCATCCCCGAAGGTACCACTCCTCAGAGCGAGGCAGCCGGGGGAGTTACCATGAACACTATAGAAGCCGAAAGCATAAAAGACGAAGAAGCCGCTCCTGGTCGAGCAGCAGTGACCGGACAAGGCGACACCGGCGGGAAGACAGTTACCACGTCCGTTCTCGGAG CAGCTATGACGACCGTTCATCTGACCGAAGGGCGTATGACCGGCGATACTGTGGCAGCTACAGGCGCAACGACTACAGCCGAGATCGGGGAGAGGCCTACTATGACGCAGACTACCGGCATTCATACGAATACCATCGGGAGAACAGCAGTTACCGCAGCCAGCGCAGCAGCCGTAGGAAGCACAGGCGGCGGAGGAGACGCAGCAGGACGTTCAGCCACTCATCTTCG CACAGCAGCCGGAGAGCCAAGAGTGTAGAGGACGACGCTGAGGGCCACCTCATCTACCACGTCGGGGACTGGCTACAAGAGCGAT ATGAAATTGTAAGCACCTTGGGAGAGGGGACCTTTGGCCGAGTTGTACAGTGTGTTGACCATCGCAG GGGCGGGGCTCGAGTTGCCCTGAAGATCattaagaatgtggagaaatacaAGGAAGCAGCTCGGCTAGAAATCAATGTGCTGGAGAAAATCAATGAGAAGGATCCTGACAACAAGAA CCTCTGTGTCCAGATGTTTGACTGGTTTGACTACCATGGCCACATGTGTATCTCCTTTGAGCTCCTGGGCCTTAGCACCTTCGATTTCCTCAAAGACAACAACTACCTGCCCTACCCCATCCACCAAGTGCGCCACATGGCCTTCCAGCTGTGCCAGGCCGTCAAGT TCCTCCATGATAACAAGCTGACACATACGGACCTCAAACCTGAAAATATCCTGTTTGTGAATTCAGACTATGAGCTCACCTACAACTTAGAAAAG AAGCGAGATGAGCGAAGTGTGAAGAGCACAGCTGTGCGGGTGGTAGACTTTGGCAGTGCCACCTTTGACCACGAGCACCATAGCACCATTGTCTCCACTCGCCATTACCGAGCACCAGAGGTCATCCTTG AGCTGGGCTGGTCACAGCCTTGTGACGTGTGGAGCATAGGCTGCATCATCTTCGAGTACTATGTTGGCTTCACTCTCTTCCAG ACCCATGACAACAGAGAGCATCTAGCCATGATGGAAAGGATCTTGGGTCCTATCCCTTCCCGGATGATCCGAAAGACAAG GAAGCAGAAGTATTTTTACCGGGGTCGCCTGGATTGGGATGAGAACACATCAGCTGGGCGCTACGTCCGAGAGAACTGCAAACCACTGCGG CGGTATCTGACCTCAGAGGCAGAGGAACACCACCAGCTCTTCGATCTGATTGAAAGCATGCTAGAGTATGAACCTGCTAAGCGGCTGACCTTGGGCGAAGCCCTTCAGCATCCTTTCTTCACCCGCCTTCGGGCTGAGCCACCCAACGCCAAGTTGTGGGACTCCAGTCGGGATATCAGTCGGTGA
- the CLK2 gene encoding dual specificity protein kinase CLK2 isoform X4: MPHPRRYHSSERGSRGSYHEHYRSRKHKRRRSRSWSSSSDRTRRHRREDSYHVRSRSYDDRSSDRRAYDRRYCGSYRRNDYSRDRGEAYYDADYRHSYEYHRENSSYRSQRSSRRKHRRRRRRSRTFSHSSSHSSRRAKSVEDDAEGHLIYHVGDWLQERYEIVSTLGEGTFGRVVQCVDHRRGGARVALKIIKNVEKYKEAARLEINVLEKINEKDPDNKNLCVQMFDWFDYHGHMCISFELLGLSTFDFLKDNNYLPYPIHQVRHMAFQLCQAVKFLHDNKLTHTDLKPENILFVNSDYELTYNLEKKRDERSVKSTAVRVVDFGSATFDHEHHSTIVSTRHYRAPEVILELGWSQPCDVWSIGCIIFEYYVGFTLFQTHDNREHLAMMERILGPIPSRMIRKTRKQKYFYRGRLDWDENTSAGRYVRENCKPLRRYLTSEAEEHHQLFDLIESMLEYEPAKRLTLGEALQHPFFTRLRAEPPNAKLWDSSRDISR, encoded by the exons aTGCCTCATCCCCGAAGGTACCACTCCTCAGAGCGAGGCAGCCGGGGGAGTTACCATGAACACTATAGAAGCCGAAAGCATAAAAGACGAAGAAGCCGCTCCTGGTCGAGCAGCAGTGACCGGACAAGGCGACACCGGCGGGAAGACAGTTACCACGTCCGTTCTCGGAG CTATGACGACCGTTCATCTGACCGAAGGGCGTATGACCGGCGATACTGTGGCAGCTACAGGCGCAACGACTACAGCCGAGATCGGGGAGAGGCCTACTATGACGCAGACTACCGGCATTCATACGAATACCATCGGGAGAACAGCAGTTACCGCAGCCAGCGCAGCAGCCGTAGGAAGCACAGGCGGCGGAGGAGACGCAGCAGGACGTTCAGCCACTCATCTTCG CACAGCAGCCGGAGAGCCAAGAGTGTAGAGGACGACGCTGAGGGCCACCTCATCTACCACGTCGGGGACTGGCTACAAGAGCGAT ATGAAATTGTAAGCACCTTGGGAGAGGGGACCTTTGGCCGAGTTGTACAGTGTGTTGACCATCGCAG GGGCGGGGCTCGAGTTGCCCTGAAGATCattaagaatgtggagaaatacaAGGAAGCAGCTCGGCTAGAAATCAATGTGCTGGAGAAAATCAATGAGAAGGATCCTGACAACAAGAA CCTCTGTGTCCAGATGTTTGACTGGTTTGACTACCATGGCCACATGTGTATCTCCTTTGAGCTCCTGGGCCTTAGCACCTTCGATTTCCTCAAAGACAACAACTACCTGCCCTACCCCATCCACCAAGTGCGCCACATGGCCTTCCAGCTGTGCCAGGCCGTCAAGT TCCTCCATGATAACAAGCTGACACATACGGACCTCAAACCTGAAAATATCCTGTTTGTGAATTCAGACTATGAGCTCACCTACAACTTAGAAAAG AAGCGAGATGAGCGAAGTGTGAAGAGCACAGCTGTGCGGGTGGTAGACTTTGGCAGTGCCACCTTTGACCACGAGCACCATAGCACCATTGTCTCCACTCGCCATTACCGAGCACCAGAGGTCATCCTTG AGCTGGGCTGGTCACAGCCTTGTGACGTGTGGAGCATAGGCTGCATCATCTTCGAGTACTATGTTGGCTTCACTCTCTTCCAG ACCCATGACAACAGAGAGCATCTAGCCATGATGGAAAGGATCTTGGGTCCTATCCCTTCCCGGATGATCCGAAAGACAAG GAAGCAGAAGTATTTTTACCGGGGTCGCCTGGATTGGGATGAGAACACATCAGCTGGGCGCTACGTCCGAGAGAACTGCAAACCACTGCGG CGGTATCTGACCTCAGAGGCAGAGGAACACCACCAGCTCTTCGATCTGATTGAAAGCATGCTAGAGTATGAACCTGCTAAGCGGCTGACCTTGGGCGAAGCCCTTCAGCATCCTTTCTTCACCCGCCTTCGGGCTGAGCCACCCAACGCCAAGTTGTGGGACTCCAGTCGGGATATCAGTCGGTGA
- the CLK2 gene encoding dual specificity protein kinase CLK2 isoform X3, which produces MPHPRRYHSSERGSRGSYHEHYRSRKHKRRRSRSWSSSSDRTRRHRREDSYHVRSRSYDDRSSDRRAYDRRYCGSYRRNDYSRDRGEAYYDADYRHSYEYHRENSSYRSQRSSRRKHRRRRRRSRTFSHSSSQHSSRRAKSVEDDAEGHLIYHVGDWLQERYEIVSTLGEGTFGRVVQCVDHRRGGARVALKIIKNVEKYKEAARLEINVLEKINEKDPDNKNLCVQMFDWFDYHGHMCISFELLGLSTFDFLKDNNYLPYPIHQVRHMAFQLCQAVKFLHDNKLTHTDLKPENILFVNSDYELTYNLEKKRDERSVKSTAVRVVDFGSATFDHEHHSTIVSTRHYRAPEVILELGWSQPCDVWSIGCIIFEYYVGFTLFQTHDNREHLAMMERILGPIPSRMIRKTRKQKYFYRGRLDWDENTSAGRYVRENCKPLRRYLTSEAEEHHQLFDLIESMLEYEPAKRLTLGEALQHPFFTRLRAEPPNAKLWDSSRDISR; this is translated from the exons aTGCCTCATCCCCGAAGGTACCACTCCTCAGAGCGAGGCAGCCGGGGGAGTTACCATGAACACTATAGAAGCCGAAAGCATAAAAGACGAAGAAGCCGCTCCTGGTCGAGCAGCAGTGACCGGACAAGGCGACACCGGCGGGAAGACAGTTACCACGTCCGTTCTCGGAG CTATGACGACCGTTCATCTGACCGAAGGGCGTATGACCGGCGATACTGTGGCAGCTACAGGCGCAACGACTACAGCCGAGATCGGGGAGAGGCCTACTATGACGCAGACTACCGGCATTCATACGAATACCATCGGGAGAACAGCAGTTACCGCAGCCAGCGCAGCAGCCGTAGGAAGCACAGGCGGCGGAGGAGACGCAGCAGGACGTTCAGCCACTCATCTTCG CAGCACAGCAGCCGGAGAGCCAAGAGTGTAGAGGACGACGCTGAGGGCCACCTCATCTACCACGTCGGGGACTGGCTACAAGAGCGAT ATGAAATTGTAAGCACCTTGGGAGAGGGGACCTTTGGCCGAGTTGTACAGTGTGTTGACCATCGCAG GGGCGGGGCTCGAGTTGCCCTGAAGATCattaagaatgtggagaaatacaAGGAAGCAGCTCGGCTAGAAATCAATGTGCTGGAGAAAATCAATGAGAAGGATCCTGACAACAAGAA CCTCTGTGTCCAGATGTTTGACTGGTTTGACTACCATGGCCACATGTGTATCTCCTTTGAGCTCCTGGGCCTTAGCACCTTCGATTTCCTCAAAGACAACAACTACCTGCCCTACCCCATCCACCAAGTGCGCCACATGGCCTTCCAGCTGTGCCAGGCCGTCAAGT TCCTCCATGATAACAAGCTGACACATACGGACCTCAAACCTGAAAATATCCTGTTTGTGAATTCAGACTATGAGCTCACCTACAACTTAGAAAAG AAGCGAGATGAGCGAAGTGTGAAGAGCACAGCTGTGCGGGTGGTAGACTTTGGCAGTGCCACCTTTGACCACGAGCACCATAGCACCATTGTCTCCACTCGCCATTACCGAGCACCAGAGGTCATCCTTG AGCTGGGCTGGTCACAGCCTTGTGACGTGTGGAGCATAGGCTGCATCATCTTCGAGTACTATGTTGGCTTCACTCTCTTCCAG ACCCATGACAACAGAGAGCATCTAGCCATGATGGAAAGGATCTTGGGTCCTATCCCTTCCCGGATGATCCGAAAGACAAG GAAGCAGAAGTATTTTTACCGGGGTCGCCTGGATTGGGATGAGAACACATCAGCTGGGCGCTACGTCCGAGAGAACTGCAAACCACTGCGG CGGTATCTGACCTCAGAGGCAGAGGAACACCACCAGCTCTTCGATCTGATTGAAAGCATGCTAGAGTATGAACCTGCTAAGCGGCTGACCTTGGGCGAAGCCCTTCAGCATCCTTTCTTCACCCGCCTTCGGGCTGAGCCACCCAACGCCAAGTTGTGGGACTCCAGTCGGGATATCAGTCGGTGA
- the CLK2 gene encoding dual specificity protein kinase CLK2 isoform X1 — protein sequence MPHPRRYHSSERGSRGSYHEHYRSRKHKRRRSRSWSSSSDRTRRHRREDSYHVRSRSSYDDRSSDRRAYDRRYCGSYRRNDYSRDRGEAYYDADYRHSYEYHRENSSYRSQRSSRRKHRRRRRRSRTFSHSSSQHSSRRAKSVEDDAEGHLIYHVGDWLQERYEIVSTLGEGTFGRVVQCVDHRRGGARVALKIIKNVEKYKEAARLEINVLEKINEKDPDNKNLCVQMFDWFDYHGHMCISFELLGLSTFDFLKDNNYLPYPIHQVRHMAFQLCQAVKFLHDNKLTHTDLKPENILFVNSDYELTYNLEKKRDERSVKSTAVRVVDFGSATFDHEHHSTIVSTRHYRAPEVILELGWSQPCDVWSIGCIIFEYYVGFTLFQTHDNREHLAMMERILGPIPSRMIRKTRKQKYFYRGRLDWDENTSAGRYVRENCKPLRRYLTSEAEEHHQLFDLIESMLEYEPAKRLTLGEALQHPFFTRLRAEPPNAKLWDSSRDISR from the exons aTGCCTCATCCCCGAAGGTACCACTCCTCAGAGCGAGGCAGCCGGGGGAGTTACCATGAACACTATAGAAGCCGAAAGCATAAAAGACGAAGAAGCCGCTCCTGGTCGAGCAGCAGTGACCGGACAAGGCGACACCGGCGGGAAGACAGTTACCACGTCCGTTCTCGGAG CAGCTATGACGACCGTTCATCTGACCGAAGGGCGTATGACCGGCGATACTGTGGCAGCTACAGGCGCAACGACTACAGCCGAGATCGGGGAGAGGCCTACTATGACGCAGACTACCGGCATTCATACGAATACCATCGGGAGAACAGCAGTTACCGCAGCCAGCGCAGCAGCCGTAGGAAGCACAGGCGGCGGAGGAGACGCAGCAGGACGTTCAGCCACTCATCTTCG CAGCACAGCAGCCGGAGAGCCAAGAGTGTAGAGGACGACGCTGAGGGCCACCTCATCTACCACGTCGGGGACTGGCTACAAGAGCGAT ATGAAATTGTAAGCACCTTGGGAGAGGGGACCTTTGGCCGAGTTGTACAGTGTGTTGACCATCGCAG GGGCGGGGCTCGAGTTGCCCTGAAGATCattaagaatgtggagaaatacaAGGAAGCAGCTCGGCTAGAAATCAATGTGCTGGAGAAAATCAATGAGAAGGATCCTGACAACAAGAA CCTCTGTGTCCAGATGTTTGACTGGTTTGACTACCATGGCCACATGTGTATCTCCTTTGAGCTCCTGGGCCTTAGCACCTTCGATTTCCTCAAAGACAACAACTACCTGCCCTACCCCATCCACCAAGTGCGCCACATGGCCTTCCAGCTGTGCCAGGCCGTCAAGT TCCTCCATGATAACAAGCTGACACATACGGACCTCAAACCTGAAAATATCCTGTTTGTGAATTCAGACTATGAGCTCACCTACAACTTAGAAAAG AAGCGAGATGAGCGAAGTGTGAAGAGCACAGCTGTGCGGGTGGTAGACTTTGGCAGTGCCACCTTTGACCACGAGCACCATAGCACCATTGTCTCCACTCGCCATTACCGAGCACCAGAGGTCATCCTTG AGCTGGGCTGGTCACAGCCTTGTGACGTGTGGAGCATAGGCTGCATCATCTTCGAGTACTATGTTGGCTTCACTCTCTTCCAG ACCCATGACAACAGAGAGCATCTAGCCATGATGGAAAGGATCTTGGGTCCTATCCCTTCCCGGATGATCCGAAAGACAAG GAAGCAGAAGTATTTTTACCGGGGTCGCCTGGATTGGGATGAGAACACATCAGCTGGGCGCTACGTCCGAGAGAACTGCAAACCACTGCGG CGGTATCTGACCTCAGAGGCAGAGGAACACCACCAGCTCTTCGATCTGATTGAAAGCATGCTAGAGTATGAACCTGCTAAGCGGCTGACCTTGGGCGAAGCCCTTCAGCATCCTTTCTTCACCCGCCTTCGGGCTGAGCCACCCAACGCCAAGTTGTGGGACTCCAGTCGGGATATCAGTCGGTGA